The genomic interval AACACCTTTCTCTCCTACTCTTTTTTGAAAGAAAATTCCAAATTCATTATTAATAATCGTAGAAAGTAAAACTAATATTGAAATTGGTATAATTAAAAGGGTAATTCCAGATAAAGAAAAGATGATATCAATAAATCTTTTAATAACTTTTTGCTTTACAGAAAGCATTATTTCTTAGGCTTAAAAAATCCTAAAACTTTAGAAAACATTGATTTTTTGACTTCATTTTCATGATATCCATTACCATATTTCCCATAACCATATCCGTAGCCATAACCATATCCGTAGCCATAACCATATCCGTAACCATATTTACTTTTAATAGAGAAATCATTTAAAACATAACTAATATTAGAGACTTCTTTATTACTATATTTATCATCAATCATTTTCATCATTCCTTTTTCAGAATAGCCTTGACGGATTACATAAATGATTGCATCTGAATATTTAAATAATTCCAAAGCATCAGAAACCAAACCAATAGGCGGTGTATCTATAATTACGTAATCATAGTTTTCTTTTAAATGCTTCATCATATTATCTGCATTCTTATTTAAAAGCAATTCAGATGGGTTTGGTGGAATTGGCCCAGATAATATAATGTCTAAATTAGGAACTTTTGTTTTACTAGTAACCTCATCAATCGTTTTTTGATTAATTAAATAATTAACAACCCCAACATCATTGGTTAAATCGAAATCTGAATAAATTTTTGGTTTTCTTAAATCTAACCCTACTAAAATAACTTTTTTTCCACTCAAAGCAAATACAGTTGCCATATTAATAGAAATCATCGTTTTCCCTTCTCCGCTTACAGAAGAAGTCAATACCAACGTTTTAGAATCATTTTTAGCTTCATCATTACTTTTAAAAAGAAACTGAATATTAGACCTTAAGGCTCTAAAAGATTCAGCCACAGAAGATTTAGGTCGTTCGAAAACAGCTAAATTATTTTTTCCTGTATTTCTACCAATCACCCCTAAAACAGGAATTCTATAATTGTTTTCAATTTCTTCTACTGTATGTATTTTATTGTCTAATAACTCTCTTATTACAATATAAACTAGAGGCAGAATTACACCGAATATTAACGCTAGAATATAATTAAATTGAGTTTGAGGATAAATAGCTCCTTGTCCTAAATCTTTTGCGGTATCAATGACCTTTACATCAGATACATTTGCTTTTATCGCGGTTCCAGCCTCATATCCTTTCTGTTTTAAATAATTATAATTAAGTTCTGATAAAGCAAAATTTCTTTGAAACTTGATTAAACCTTGTTCTTTTCTTGGGAGTTGTTTTAGTTTAGAATTTGAATCAGAAAGCCTTCTATTTAATCTAGTTTCTTTTCCTTTAATATTACTCCTTAAATCATTAATATTTTCTAATAATACACTTCGAGAAATATTAATATCATTTTTTAGTTTTTTTATTGAAGGATGATTATCTGTTACAGATAACTTAGCTCTTTCTAAAAGTGCAGAATGCTGAATTAAATTATTTACTTCAGTTGGAATTTTAGGATCAATAACGTCTAAAATGGCAGGTGCAGGAATAACCTGATCATATTTACTATTATTCTTTAAATAGGTTTCTAAACTATTATAATATCCCATTGCTTCAGAAAGCCTTCTTTTTTCATCATCGTATTTAGTTACTTCTTCAAATATTTTACCACCTTCTGCCGATAAATCAAAAATGTTATTTTTTTGTCTATATGCTCCTAAATCTTTTTCATACCCATCCAGCTTCCTTGATTCTTCCCTAAATAAGGTATCTATATAATCTCTAGTACTTACAGCATATTCTATCTTTTGAGCTTTTTTATCTCTAATTAAAACTTGAACTGTTTCATTAAGGTAATCAACAATTCTATTTTTATTAGAACCCTGTTTCTGAAGCTTTAACATAGATGCTCCACTAGC from Lutibacter sp. Hel_I_33_5 carries:
- a CDS encoding polysaccharide biosynthesis tyrosine autokinase, with product MSTNNNNNNVSIDLKSYVYKVIAYWKLFAIALFIAFMIAKFVNGYQQRIFSLDTTISVKEENNPLFSTGTNIAFNWGGASDLVETSKIILTSRTHNEKVVRSLQFYIDYLKEGKYRQEDVYGKTPFKIDLQTDKPQLYNKLIKIKAIDFNKFNLSFDFNTESSNPLIIYDKDSVAYVKSETPTFSQDFYINESINTEHINFTVKTKKSLEIGEEYLIRFKSFDGTVGSNRYLRVTDIASGASMLKLQKQGSNKNRIVDYLNETVQVLIRDKKAQKIEYAVSTRDYIDTLFREESRKLDGYEKDLGAYRQKNNIFDLSAEGGKIFEEVTKYDDEKRRLSEAMGYYNSLETYLKNNSKYDQVIPAPAILDVIDPKIPTEVNNLIQHSALLERAKLSVTDNHPSIKKLKNDINISRSVLLENINDLRSNIKGKETRLNRRLSDSNSKLKQLPRKEQGLIKFQRNFALSELNYNYLKQKGYEAGTAIKANVSDVKVIDTAKDLGQGAIYPQTQFNYILALIFGVILPLVYIVIRELLDNKIHTVEEIENNYRIPVLGVIGRNTGKNNLAVFERPKSSVAESFRALRSNIQFLFKSNDEAKNDSKTLVLTSSVSGEGKTMISINMATVFALSGKKVILVGLDLRKPKIYSDFDLTNDVGVVNYLINQKTIDEVTSKTKVPNLDIILSGPIPPNPSELLLNKNADNMMKHLKENYDYVIIDTPPIGLVSDALELFKYSDAIIYVIRQGYSEKGMMKMIDDKYSNKEVSNISYVLNDFSIKSKYGYGYGYGYGYGYGYGYGYGKYGNGYHENEVKKSMFSKVLGFFKPKK